The archaeon BMS3Bbin15 genome includes the window AAAGAGCTTGCAAATCAAGTTGATATTACAGTAGTAGGGTATATAAATGAGGAAGAACTTAATAATAAGCTGAAGGGGGTATAATATGGAGATTCTGGATGTCAGAGGGATACCGCACAGCGAGAGGCCAGAGATAATACTCAGGAAGCTCAAGGAGTTGGGTAAGCTCGAGATTTTCGTCGAGGTAAAACCAGTACCTGTTATTGTGATGCTGGAGAGCAAAGGATATACCTGCAAAGCAACCCATGACCAGGGAATATGGAAGGTCAGGATAACAGAGAAGTGAATTAGATGAGAAAACTGCTCAGACTATTGCCAGTAAGATTTTTTGTGGCATCACTGGTTTATCTTACATTAGGGGTGGTGTTTGGCGCCCTTGATGCTCTGGGCTATGGGAACTTTAAATCCGTCCACGCTCATCTTATCGCTGGAGCCTTCTTCACCCTTGTAATAATGGGCTCAATGTATCAACTCATTCCAACAATTATAGGAACTGAAATCAGGTACAAAAGGCTTGCAGAAATTCAGTTTATCCTTGTAAATATAGCATTTATCTCTCTTGCTTATTCCTTCCTTATTGAATACAGCTTTCTTAAAGTGGCAGGTTTTATAGCTTTTGTCTCTTTCCTTATATTTGCCATTGAAATATATGCAACTACACTGAATGTTAAAAATTTCTATAAACTCAGCCTTGCAATATGGTTTTTCCTGGCTGCAGTAGCTTATCTTATAATCGGCTCCGCCTATGCTTTAACAGGAGCTCTTGGAATAACAGGCTTTAATATTTTAGAGCATGCCCACATTCTAACAATTGGTTTTATTGCAATGACAACCTTTGGAGGGTTCTATGAGTTATTCCCCATGCTTGCTTTGAAGAAACTCTACAGCCGCAGACTCGGTGAGATTCACTTCTTTATAGCAAACATAGCAGCAATTGGAATGTTTCTGAGCTTCTCCCAGAAAGGAAGCCTCTTTATATTTTCCTCAATTGTCTTCCTTTTAGGCTTCTATCTCTTTGCCTTTAATATTGCAAAAACATATCTCAGCAAAGTAAATACGCCTGCACCTGAAACAGATATAAGCGCAAGATTTATGGCATACGCTCTTATCTTTGGAGTGGCAGGAGTTACTGCAGGCTTGAGCTCTGCTCTTACCGGTTTTCCGGGAAGCTTTACCCATGTACATTACATTCTTGCAGGCTGGGTTGGTTTAACTATGGTCGGGGCCATGTACCATATTGTACCAATGCTTACATGGATTCAAAAATACAGCTCGAAGGCAGGAAAAGAAAAGGTACCTCTCATCAATGAACTCTACAATAAACAGCTTGCAAAAGCAATTTTTATAACTATGAATATCTCACTTGCTTTATTTGGTCTCAGAAGTTTTCTGCCTGCACTCAATCTATTTTCAGTCCCTCTTGCTGCTGCCTTCCTCGCCTTTGCTGTTGAAATGGTGCTCATACTTAAAAGATAGATATTTTTATCAAATTTAGGGCAATAAAACCCACCTTTTTTAAGGGTGGGATGAATTGCCCGTTTTCATCTTTTTTAAAATTGGATTCCTTTCCCATATTTTACCAATTCCACTTTCTTAATATTTACATTAATAATCTTATTTGCTTTAGTTAAAGATATTAATCTAACCCATTTACCATAATTGAATACTCCTTTTACTCTGAATAAAGATTTAATATATTTTACTAAATCGCCAGGCTGTAACTTATATCTCTGTTTTCTTATAGAAGGCTTATATCCTTTTCTGTTGGTTTGAATACTTCTGTTATTTCGTCTGGTTTGTGTGGCCATATATGGTATTGTTCTGCTTTGGGTTGTTCCACCAGCAATTACAAAAGCATCATTTACATGGCTTTTTTCCATATT containing:
- a CDS encoding cytochrome C and Quinol oxidase polypeptide I yields the protein MRKLLRLLPVRFFVASLVYLTLGVVFGALDALGYGNFKSVHAHLIAGAFFTLVIMGSMYQLIPTIIGTEIRYKRLAEIQFILVNIAFISLAYSFLIEYSFLKVAGFIAFVSFLIFAIEIYATTLNVKNFYKLSLAIWFFLAAVAYLIIGSAYALTGALGITGFNILEHAHILTIGFIAMTTFGGFYELFPMLALKKLYSRRLGEIHFFIANIAAIGMFLSFSQKGSLFIFSSIVFLLGFYLFAFNIAKTYLSKVNTPAPETDISARFMAYALIFGVAGVTAGLSSALTGFPGSFTHVHYILAGWVGLTMVGAMYHIVPMLTWIQKYSSKAGKEKVPLINELYNKQLAKAIFITMNISLALFGLRSFLPALNLFSVPLAAAFLAFAVEMVLILKR